One genomic window of Candidatus Poribacteria bacterium includes the following:
- a CDS encoding PepSY-associated TM helix domain-containing protein — protein sequence MESKQKKQDKRRSPYIFLPTTWSRGAFLKWLRRTHAWLGLWGTTLGILFGTTGILLNHRGVMKINAAKTERTKIELALPAVRPESVEDFAMWLQTELDIENKWSRARSEPSQEISWDGQSVVQPEKWRVSFSNPQRTYNAEYWVGNSYTSITQFDRNIFAFLNRLHMASGMGAAWILLADSIAGSLIILSLTGILLWTRLHGPRLLAAGLGFGSLTLAIFFVWQAF from the coding sequence ATTGAGAGCAAACAGAAAAAGCAGGACAAGCGTCGTTCACCCTACATCTTTCTTCCAACGACGTGGAGCCGAGGCGCATTTCTCAAATGGTTGCGTCGAACACACGCTTGGCTTGGGTTGTGGGGGACAACGTTGGGCATTCTCTTCGGCACCACCGGAATCTTGCTCAACCATCGGGGAGTCATGAAGATTAACGCCGCTAAAACCGAACGGACAAAGATTGAACTTGCCCTACCAGCAGTTCGACCAGAAAGTGTCGAGGATTTTGCGATGTGGCTTCAAACCGAACTGGATATTGAGAATAAGTGGAGTCGTGCACGTTCAGAACCGTCACAAGAAATTAGTTGGGATGGTCAGTCGGTTGTACAACCTGAAAAATGGCGCGTCAGCTTCAGTAATCCACAACGCACCTATAACGCGGAATATTGGGTTGGCAATAGTTACACCAGTATCACACAATTTGATCGAAATATCTTCGCATTTCTCAATCGTCTGCACATGGCAAGCGGAATGGGTGCTGCATGGATTCTCCTTGCTGATTCGATTGCGGGCAGCTTAATAATTCTCTCTCTTACCGGGATATTGCTCTGGACGCGACTCCACGGGCCCCGTCTGCTTGCTGCGGGGCTCGGTTTTGGATCGCTGACCCTTGCAATCTTTTTTGTTTGGCAAGCTTTCTAA
- a CDS encoding antibiotic biosynthesis monooxygenase has translation MITVANRIYVAPEYQEAFEERFRNRARLIDGMPGFISNQVLRPVNDDDPYVVFTLWESRKDFENWVESEEFRKGHAQSGTLPQEAFTQSNKLELHEVFLDSTRPDLEEEPEGGPFRVH, from the coding sequence GTGATAACTGTTGCAAACCGAATCTACGTCGCACCCGAATATCAAGAGGCTTTTGAGGAGCGTTTCCGCAATCGCGCTCGACTCATTGACGGGATGCCCGGCTTCATCTCCAATCAAGTGTTGCGTCCGGTCAATGACGATGATCCCTATGTCGTGTTTACGCTATGGGAATCGCGAAAGGACTTTGAAAATTGGGTTGAATCGGAGGAATTCCGCAAGGGACACGCCCAGTCGGGAACGCTGCCCCAAGAAGCGTTTACACAGTCGAACAAACTGGAACTTCACGAGGTATTCCTCGATTCCACTCGTCCCGACCTTGAGGAAGAACCGGAAGGTGGACCGTTCAGGGTACACTAG
- a CDS encoding Rieske (2Fe-2S) protein has product MALQVQEAQRNSGVSRFVKAAKTDEVSPGNCISAKLEGNFIGIHNVNGKFYAVNNICPHVGGILHAGQLENDVIVCPIHQWKFDVKTGKCIWPGKCGIATYPVKVDGEHILVDINSPSQPIQQNSIRVYHTKTERRVTP; this is encoded by the coding sequence ATGGCTTTGCAAGTTCAAGAAGCACAACGAAATTCGGGCGTCTCTCGATTCGTAAAAGCAGCCAAGACAGATGAGGTAAGCCCCGGCAACTGCATTAGCGCGAAGTTAGAAGGTAACTTCATCGGTATCCATAACGTCAATGGAAAGTTTTACGCGGTGAACAACATCTGTCCCCATGTCGGTGGAATCTTACACGCGGGCCAGTTAGAAAATGATGTTATCGTTTGCCCAATTCATCAATGGAAGTTTGATGTCAAAACGGGTAAGTGCATTTGGCCCGGAAAATGTGGGATTGCCACCTATCCCGTGAAGGTTGATGGGGAACATATTCTTGTTGATATCAACTCACCCAGCCAGCCAATCCAACAGAACTCTATTCGCGTTTATCACACGAAGACAGAACGGAGGGTAACACCGTGA
- the bfr gene encoding bacterioferritin: protein MNGHPEIVEVLNEVLTAELTAINQYFAHSEICENWGYERLHQAIREHAIGEMKHAEELIARVLYLNAMPNMARYFEIKIGANVEEMMTNDLALETEAVERLNEFIQLAHTHKDFGSEELLERILKDEEEHIDWIEAQLDQINQVGIQNYLAQQIISDEEEA, encoded by the coding sequence ATGAACGGACATCCTGAAATTGTCGAAGTACTCAACGAAGTTTTAACTGCCGAACTCACTGCTATCAATCAATATTTCGCCCATTCCGAAATCTGCGAAAACTGGGGATATGAGCGGCTCCACCAAGCGATACGCGAACATGCCATCGGAGAGATGAAACATGCTGAAGAACTTATCGCTCGTGTACTCTATCTCAATGCGATGCCGAACATGGCACGTTATTTTGAAATTAAAATCGGCGCGAATGTCGAAGAGATGATGACAAACGATCTCGCCCTTGAAACAGAAGCGGTCGAACGGCTCAATGAATTTATCCAACTTGCCCATACCCACAAGGACTTTGGTTCGGAAGAGCTTCTTGAGCGTATCCTCAAAGATGAGGAAGAGCATATTGACTGGATAGAGGCTCAACTTGACCAGATTAACCAAGTGGGTATCCAAAACTACCTCGCACAACAAATTATTTCTGACGAGGAGGAAGCGTAA
- a CDS encoding c-type cytochrome has protein sequence MKSNHFSCVLLFIILLFTLISACDSDNLTDPEKMDVSDKGLSGGETTIFDATSHAFSTPAPNLSADGLSKHLEGDVEFEAVFVTVPAEVNPGLGPVYNNISCINCHTRDGRGRAPTSGEKLTSMLFRVSLPNPEGDGTQGPVPVPGFGTQLNNRAIFGVPPEGTVTINYTEGEFTTSDGTKVHLRTPNYKIEDTYQPLPDNVEISPRVAPVVFGLGLLEAIPEATILALADEDDQDGDGISGKANYVWDVQKNGLSLGRFGWKANQPTLIQQVASAYHDDMGITTSLLPRESSDGQPQYDGRGDDPELSDEILDVVTFYVQTLAVPARRDLDDPLVQRGEELFESAQCSGCHIPTLETGALSDVPEVSNQTIQPFTDLLLHDMGPGLADNRPDFLATGSEWRTPPLWGIGLVKVVNGHTNLLHDGRARGLLEAILWHGGEAAQSRKAVQGMSTSDRDALIAFLESL, from the coding sequence ATGAAATCAAATCATTTTTCATGCGTTTTATTATTTATAATCCTACTTTTTACCCTAATCTCCGCCTGTGATTCGGACAACCTGACCGATCCAGAAAAGATGGATGTTTCAGATAAAGGACTTTCAGGCGGGGAGACAACCATTTTTGACGCGACGAGCCACGCGTTTTCGACACCTGCGCCAAACCTTTCAGCAGACGGGCTATCGAAGCACCTCGAAGGCGATGTTGAATTTGAAGCGGTTTTCGTCACGGTTCCGGCGGAAGTCAATCCGGGGCTCGGTCCAGTTTACAATAATATCTCGTGCATCAACTGTCATACGCGAGATGGGCGGGGACGTGCACCGACATCGGGTGAAAAACTCACATCAATGCTTTTCCGCGTGAGTCTCCCGAACCCGGAGGGTGACGGTACACAAGGACCTGTACCTGTTCCCGGTTTCGGCACCCAACTCAATAACCGCGCAATCTTCGGTGTACCTCCGGAGGGCACGGTAACAATCAACTATACTGAGGGTGAATTCACCACAAGCGATGGGACGAAGGTACATCTCCGCACACCGAACTACAAAATCGAAGACACGTATCAACCGTTGCCGGACAACGTTGAAATCTCGCCCCGCGTCGCACCCGTTGTGTTTGGCTTAGGGTTACTCGAAGCGATACCTGAAGCGACTATCCTCGCCTTGGCGGACGAAGATGATCAGGACGGCGATGGGATTTCAGGGAAAGCAAATTACGTCTGGGATGTCCAGAAGAATGGGTTAAGCCTTGGTCGATTCGGGTGGAAGGCGAATCAGCCGACACTGATTCAACAAGTCGCTTCTGCCTACCACGATGACATGGGTATTACAACCTCGCTGTTGCCAAGAGAAAGTTCGGATGGACAACCGCAATACGACGGGCGGGGGGACGACCCAGAACTCAGCGATGAAATTTTGGATGTGGTGACATTTTACGTCCAAACCCTCGCTGTGCCTGCCCGACGCGACCTCGACGACCCGCTTGTGCAACGTGGCGAGGAACTCTTTGAGAGCGCACAGTGTTCTGGTTGCCATATTCCAACATTGGAGACAGGGGCGTTATCGGATGTGCCAGAGGTTTCCAACCAGACGATTCAACCGTTCACCGACCTGCTGTTGCACGACATGGGACCGGGACTGGCAGACAATCGCCCCGATTTCCTAGCGACCGGGTCAGAGTGGCGCACACCGCCGCTGTGGGGTATCGGGTTGGTCAAAGTGGTCAACGGACACACTAATCTCCTCCACGACGGTCGGGCGAGAGGGTTACTGGAGGCAATCCTGTGGCACGGTGGGGAAGCGGCACAATCGCGTAAGGCAGTTCAGGGGATGTCCACAAGCGACAGAGACGCGCTCATCGCTTTTCTGGAGTCGTTATAG
- a CDS encoding NUDIX domain-containing protein, with protein MKNDPDKIGIQSNFPNLFGDTSWGIVTCRFEPLNEMPPLNLISNVNLVPFKGDRWLMLRLQTGEWEVPGGTLEPGESYSEAISRELIEEAGARLITFEPLGAWHCFSTASKPYRPHLPHPEFYRLVGYGAVEIIGNPENPEDGEQVASVEFVPIEEAVQRFRDINRFELAELYQLAATVSETKNEKQGEIGV; from the coding sequence ATGAAAAACGACCCCGATAAGATCGGGATTCAGAGCAACTTTCCAAACCTGTTTGGAGACACCAGTTGGGGTATTGTAACCTGTAGATTTGAACCTCTCAACGAGATGCCACCCCTCAATTTAATCAGCAATGTCAACCTTGTTCCGTTCAAAGGAGATCGGTGGTTGATGCTCCGCTTACAAACAGGAGAGTGGGAAGTTCCGGGTGGCACGTTGGAACCGGGCGAAAGTTACTCGGAGGCAATAAGCCGTGAGCTAATCGAAGAGGCTGGAGCGCGCCTAATAACCTTTGAACCCCTCGGTGCGTGGCACTGTTTTTCAACTGCCTCGAAGCCCTATCGTCCACATCTGCCACATCCCGAATTTTATCGGCTTGTGGGTTACGGAGCGGTAGAAATCATCGGCAACCCTGAAAATCCTGAAGATGGCGAACAGGTGGCAAGCGTGGAATTCGTTCCGATTGAGGAAGCCGTCCAGCGATTTCGTGACATAAATCGGTTTGAGTTAGCGGAGTTATATCAGTTGGCGGCGACAGTTAGCGAAACCAAAAATGAAAAACAGGGAGAAATTGGCGTTTGA